One genomic window of Prochlorococcus marinus str. NATL2A includes the following:
- a CDS encoding amino acid ABC transporter ATP-binding protein translates to MEPIVVAKNLSKSYTKGLRALDNVSLTVNQGKVLVVMGPSGSGKSTLIRTFNGLETFDRGELNILGIKIDSTHDERKIQKIRRRVGMVFQQFNLFPHLSILENITLAPVHVQKRRQAEAEEYGMYLLNQMGIDSHAKKYPSQLSGGEQQRVAIARALALKPELLLFDEPTSALDPERINEVLDAMRKLARQGMTMVVVTHEIGFAKDVSDQVLFMDSGKVIETSPPNIFFSNARHERSRKFLNQLDKQ, encoded by the coding sequence ATGGAACCTATTGTTGTTGCGAAGAATCTCTCTAAGTCTTACACAAAAGGATTACGAGCTCTCGACAATGTTTCTCTTACAGTTAATCAAGGGAAAGTCCTAGTAGTCATGGGTCCCTCAGGCTCAGGGAAAAGTACTCTGATTCGAACTTTTAATGGTCTTGAAACTTTTGATAGAGGAGAACTAAATATTCTAGGAATAAAAATAGATTCCACTCATGATGAAAGGAAAATCCAAAAAATAAGAAGAAGAGTAGGAATGGTTTTTCAACAATTCAATTTATTCCCTCATCTCTCAATCCTTGAAAACATCACTCTCGCTCCAGTACATGTGCAAAAACGTCGTCAAGCTGAAGCGGAAGAATATGGCATGTATCTTTTAAATCAAATGGGAATAGATTCACATGCAAAAAAATACCCAAGTCAACTTAGCGGAGGAGAGCAACAACGAGTAGCCATCGCTAGAGCTTTAGCCTTAAAGCCTGAACTACTTCTATTTGATGAACCCACTAGCGCTCTAGATCCAGAACGAATCAACGAAGTACTCGATGCAATGAGAAAACTTGCTCGGCAAGGAATGACAATGGTTGTTGTAACACACGAAATTGGTTTTGCTAAAGACGTCAGTGATCAAGTTTTATTTATGGATTCAGGTAAAGTCATAGAAACATCTCCTCCAAATATCTTCTTTTCTAATGCAAGACACGAGAGAAGTAGAAAGTTTCTAAACCAGCTTGATAAACAGTAG
- a CDS encoding cupin domain-containing protein, whose amino-acid sequence MRRILLLALTAGISIPIVACSPKKQTSIEPVVVETLISATESWNGDSFKYPRGKAEMKLEKITAQAGFKTPLHLHPQPGIIYVQRGTLYCETSDGQSLTLGAGESFASSQDTAHYCQNIGDEEMVVFSASAGAKGKKTTVPTE is encoded by the coding sequence ATGCGACGCATTTTACTTCTTGCACTAACAGCAGGAATTTCTATCCCAATAGTTGCCTGTAGTCCAAAGAAGCAAACATCCATTGAACCAGTGGTAGTAGAAACTCTTATCAGTGCAACTGAATCGTGGAATGGAGATTCTTTTAAGTACCCGAGAGGGAAAGCAGAAATGAAACTTGAAAAAATAACTGCTCAAGCTGGTTTTAAAACACCTCTTCATTTACATCCACAGCCTGGGATTATTTATGTTCAGAGAGGAACTCTTTATTGTGAAACCAGTGACGGACAATCACTGACATTAGGAGCTGGTGAAAGCTTCGCTTCATCTCAGGATACTGCTCATTATTGTCAAAACATAGGTGATGAAGAGATGGTGGTTTTTAGCGCCTCAGCAGGAGCTAAAGGTAAAAAGACCACTGTCCCGACTGAATAA
- a CDS encoding high light inducible protein, which translates to MQPSNKTILERSIGRPAMMAFVLLTGVYLTTGQLIPGVV; encoded by the coding sequence ATGCAACCATCTAACAAAACAATTCTAGAAAGAAGCATCGGCAGACCAGCCATGATGGCATTCGTTCTTCTAACAGGTGTTTACCTAACAACAGGTCAACTTATCCCAGGTGTTGTTTAA
- a CDS encoding PCC domain-containing protein: MIYPKTLQLESGSDLLNSLQALATKENKLGYVLSVVGNLSIAKFQCPGKGEATTIKNHLEIIGLNGTISPNKCHLHISLSDGECKVWAGHLEEGTIILKGADLLIGFLDETISKKEVNTNQQAVEIFILPDCPWSSRAVRMLRTLQIPHEIKVIENDEDFNSLHKRSNYSSFPQIFIDEEFIGGYTELSELHASGKLSSF; encoded by the coding sequence TTGATTTATCCAAAGACATTACAACTTGAATCTGGAAGTGATCTTCTTAATAGTCTTCAAGCTCTGGCGACAAAAGAAAATAAATTAGGATATGTTTTGAGTGTAGTAGGTAATTTATCCATAGCTAAATTTCAATGTCCGGGGAAAGGAGAAGCTACTACAATTAAAAATCATCTAGAAATAATAGGCTTGAATGGAACAATATCTCCAAACAAATGTCATCTTCATATAAGTCTTTCAGATGGAGAATGCAAGGTATGGGCCGGTCACCTAGAGGAGGGGACGATAATACTAAAAGGCGCTGACTTATTAATAGGATTTCTTGATGAGACTATAAGTAAAAAAGAAGTCAATACTAATCAGCAAGCAGTTGAAATATTTATACTTCCAGATTGTCCATGGTCCTCGAGAGCTGTTCGGATGCTAAGAACATTACAAATACCACATGAAATAAAAGTGATCGAAAATGATGAAGATTTTAATTCCCTTCATAAAAGAAGTAATTATTCGAGCTTTCCTCAAATTTTCATAGACGAAGAATTTATCGGTGGCTACACAGAATTATCTGAACTTCATGCTTCAGGCAAATTAAGCAGTTTTTAA
- a CDS encoding high light inducible protein yields MTPEAEKFNGWAAMLGFVAAFGAYATTGQIIPGIF; encoded by the coding sequence ATGACTCCTGAAGCAGAAAAGTTTAACGGTTGGGCAGCAATGCTCGGTTTCGTTGCAGCCTTTGGTGCATATGCAACAACAGGTCAAATCATTCCTGGAATCTTCTAA
- a CDS encoding DUF2811 domain-containing protein: MSLETEIPELLFSEMKNFIESSSDFDRQSFINSALTDFLLQNGCQVKQLKESYSKYLLNHTSKI; the protein is encoded by the coding sequence ATGAGCTTAGAGACAGAGATTCCAGAGCTCCTTTTCTCAGAGATGAAGAATTTTATTGAATCAAGTTCTGACTTTGATAGACAAAGTTTTATCAATTCTGCTTTAACGGATTTTCTATTGCAGAATGGATGTCAAGTTAAACAACTTAAAGAAAGTTATTCAAAATATCTTCTTAATCATACTTCTAAAATTTAA
- a CDS encoding DUF2811 domain-containing protein, whose amino-acid sequence MHNPGLETVQQKKIDQRKSLSINSQTESIVSFIEDVPVYLNDAIRKFIDEHPNWDQHRLMQAAISGYLLEKGVTSIEMRRFYSQSMFCKKSMRGNI is encoded by the coding sequence ATGCACAATCCTGGGTTAGAAACGGTGCAACAAAAAAAAATAGATCAGAGGAAAAGTCTTTCTATTAATAGTCAAACTGAGTCGATAGTTAGTTTTATAGAAGATGTACCTGTCTATCTGAATGATGCAATTAGAAAATTTATAGATGAACATCCAAACTGGGATCAACATCGATTAATGCAAGCGGCCATCTCTGGTTACCTTTTGGAAAAGGGTGTCACATCTATAGAAATGAGACGTTTTTATTCTCAAAGTATGTTTTGTAAAAAATCTATGAGAGGAAACATATGA
- the clpS gene encoding ATP-dependent Clp protease adapter ClpS, which translates to MKFSTNSTTTVLDPKTTKIKYPEARIIVLDDNFNTFEHVANCLVTIIPGMSEKRSWELAVEVDREGLAEVWRGPFEQAELYHQQLISKGLTMAPIEKT; encoded by the coding sequence ATGAAATTTTCAACCAATTCAACTACTACAGTCTTAGACCCAAAGACAACAAAAATAAAATATCCAGAAGCAAGAATAATAGTGCTTGATGATAATTTTAATACGTTTGAACATGTGGCAAATTGTCTTGTGACAATCATCCCAGGAATGAGTGAAAAAAGATCATGGGAACTTGCAGTCGAAGTAGATAGGGAAGGTTTAGCGGAAGTATGGAGAGGCCCCTTTGAACAGGCAGAGTTATATCATCAGCAACTGATCAGCAAAGGATTAACAATGGCACCAATTGAAAAAACATAA
- the rluF gene encoding 23S rRNA pseudouridine(2604) synthase RluF, giving the protein MATRINKYLSEVGYCSRRVADRLIEEGKVVINGKIPEKGTKVEEGDQVKVDGQRIEKSTKQKNIYLAFNKPVGIVCTTDRRVEHDNIIDFIKYPTRIFPIGRLDKPSEGLIFLTNDGDIVNKILRARNNHEKEYIVSVNRPINRDFIQSMSNGVEILETITKNCFVKQLGAKKFKIILTQGLNRQIRRMCESLGYRVESLKRVRIMNIKLDVPIGKYREFTKEELLELNGLLENSSKTFD; this is encoded by the coding sequence ATGGCTACCAGAATTAATAAATATTTAAGTGAAGTCGGTTACTGTTCTAGAAGAGTCGCAGATAGACTAATTGAAGAAGGAAAAGTAGTCATTAATGGTAAAATTCCAGAAAAGGGTACGAAGGTAGAGGAAGGTGATCAAGTAAAAGTTGACGGTCAAAGAATAGAAAAATCAACGAAACAAAAAAATATATACTTAGCCTTTAATAAACCTGTTGGGATTGTTTGCACAACCGATAGAAGAGTAGAACACGACAACATTATAGATTTCATTAAATATCCTACAAGAATTTTTCCTATTGGAAGATTGGATAAGCCCAGTGAGGGACTAATTTTTTTAACTAACGATGGAGATATCGTAAATAAGATACTCAGAGCAAGAAATAATCATGAAAAAGAATACATCGTAAGCGTTAATCGTCCGATTAATAGAGACTTTATTCAAAGTATGAGTAATGGAGTTGAAATACTAGAAACTATAACTAAGAATTGTTTCGTAAAACAATTGGGGGCGAAAAAATTTAAAATCATACTCACTCAAGGACTTAACCGTCAGATCAGGAGAATGTGTGAGTCCTTAGGCTACAGAGTAGAATCATTAAAGAGGGTAAGAATTATGAATATTAAGTTAGACGTACCAATTGGAAAATATCGCGAATTTACCAAAGAAGAACTTTTAGAATTAAATGGATTACTCGAAAACTCTTCAAAAACATTTGACTAA
- a CDS encoding DUF3104 domain-containing protein, whose amino-acid sequence MDTPLFLKVKCGDAVLYEKDQIGKVLTFVGGSRDPYAPSLFQIANVDSGEIRWIHGEEVTDIVSEYRTTIKKPSSLYWQIQQQQQQQ is encoded by the coding sequence ATGGATACTCCTCTATTTTTAAAAGTAAAATGCGGTGACGCTGTTCTTTATGAAAAGGACCAGATTGGAAAAGTTCTTACATTTGTTGGCGGCTCTCGTGATCCTTATGCACCCTCACTCTTTCAAATTGCGAACGTAGATTCTGGAGAAATCCGCTGGATTCATGGTGAAGAAGTTACTGACATAGTTAGCGAATATCGGACAACAATCAAAAAGCCTTCTTCGCTTTACTGGCAAATACAGCAGCAACAACAACAACAATAA
- a CDS encoding high light inducible protein, which translates to MTTSSNAASSQVITEYGKQNIFGRETQPQLVEDYTSYPEEAEKTNGRWAMIGMVSLLVSYFTTGQIIPGIF; encoded by the coding sequence ATGACAACTTCTTCCAACGCAGCTTCTTCTCAGGTAATCACTGAGTACGGCAAGCAAAACATCTTTGGCCGTGAAACACAGCCACAGCTTGTAGAGGACTACACCAGCTATCCAGAAGAAGCTGAGAAGACAAATGGCCGTTGGGCAATGATCGGGATGGTCAGCCTTTTGGTTTCATACTTCACAACAGGTCAAATCATTCCTGGAATTTTCTAA
- a CDS encoding amino acid ABC transporter permease produces the protein MFGIYTSSLIIFFKNARKTLFSNLFNTIITLLIILFLSVACFNTFEWLIFKANWKVVISNLPLYAFGSFPSNEQWRPATWIISLLSLSIFTLYGPEWKWLRKHLLILWVGTIPLGLYLLYGGIGLSPIMSRQWGGLTLTILLTVCSSLLSLPIGIILALCRHSSLPIIQKLSSIFIDVMRAIPLIAVLFFGQLLIPLFLPVEIEIDRVWRAIFAFTLFVSAYIAEDIRGGLQSIPNTQIEAANSLGLNQYQIIQFILIPQALRIALPALTNQSIGLFQNTSLMAILGLVELLGIGRSILANPEFIGQYIEVYVWLACVYWIVCTIMAVLARHLEQRMTINQANF, from the coding sequence ATGTTCGGAATTTATACAAGTTCATTAATAATTTTCTTCAAGAATGCAAGAAAAACATTGTTTTCAAATTTATTCAATACAATTATTACTTTGCTCATTATATTATTTCTTAGCGTAGCTTGTTTTAATACTTTTGAATGGCTCATATTTAAGGCTAATTGGAAAGTTGTAATATCAAATCTCCCTTTATACGCATTTGGTAGTTTTCCATCTAATGAACAATGGAGACCTGCTACTTGGATCATCAGTCTTCTTTCACTCAGTATCTTTACTCTTTATGGTCCTGAGTGGAAATGGCTACGTAAACACCTACTAATACTGTGGGTAGGAACAATACCATTGGGTCTATATTTACTTTATGGTGGAATTGGCTTATCGCCTATAATGAGTAGACAATGGGGTGGATTAACTCTAACTATACTGCTAACTGTTTGTAGCTCGTTATTATCATTACCAATTGGAATAATTTTAGCACTATGTCGACATAGTTCATTACCAATAATTCAAAAGCTAAGTTCAATCTTTATAGATGTTATGAGAGCAATACCGCTTATTGCAGTGCTTTTCTTTGGTCAACTACTAATACCTTTATTTCTCCCAGTTGAAATAGAAATTGATCGTGTTTGGAGAGCTATCTTTGCGTTTACGCTATTTGTCTCAGCGTACATAGCGGAAGACATTCGTGGCGGACTACAGTCAATTCCCAACACTCAAATAGAGGCAGCAAATAGTCTTGGCCTTAATCAATACCAAATCATACAATTCATATTAATTCCTCAAGCTTTACGCATTGCATTACCTGCTCTCACAAATCAATCCATTGGACTTTTTCAAAATACATCGTTAATGGCTATTTTAGGGTTAGTGGAGTTACTAGGCATAGGCAGAAGTATCCTGGCTAATCCAGAATTTATTGGTCAATATATTGAAGTTTATGTTTGGCTAGCGTGTGTCTATTGGATCGTTTGTACAATCATGGCTGTTCTTGCAAGACATCTTGAACAAAGAATGACCATTAATCAAGCTAATTTCTAA
- a CDS encoding high light inducible protein: MQPSNKTILERSIGRPAMMAFVLLTGIYLTTGQLIPGVV, encoded by the coding sequence ATGCAACCATCTAACAAAACAATCCTAGAAAGAAGCATCGGCAGACCAGCCATGATGGCATTCGTTCTTCTAACAGGTATCTACCTAACAACCGGTCAACTTATCCCAGGTGTTGTTTAA
- a CDS encoding cupin domain-containing protein, producing MLQKIFSLIAFMAFSLMSYAPSAIAVEDKPPVDVQELFTSTKPIYGESFTYPEGKGEMRLYKVDVQPGGIVPLHFHEAPLTSYIEEGQLTLKTKKGKSTTFREGDSFVLSADTPPHTMANNGKVPAVMWVTVAAAEGVPTLTNVEG from the coding sequence ATGCTTCAAAAGATCTTCAGTCTTATAGCCTTTATGGCTTTCTCATTGATGAGTTATGCACCTAGTGCTATTGCAGTTGAAGATAAACCCCCTGTAGATGTACAAGAACTTTTCACAAGCACAAAGCCAATTTATGGAGAGTCATTTACATATCCTGAAGGTAAAGGAGAAATGCGTCTTTATAAAGTTGATGTTCAACCAGGTGGTATTGTCCCCCTTCATTTTCATGAGGCACCATTAACCAGCTATATCGAAGAGGGTCAATTAACGCTGAAGACGAAGAAAGGTAAGAGCACAACTTTTCGTGAGGGAGATTCTTTTGTATTGTCAGCTGATACTCCTCCTCATACCATGGCGAATAATGGAAAAGTACCAGCAGTCATGTGGGTAACTGTTGCTGCAGCTGAGGGAGTTCCTACTCTCACCAATGTTGAAGGATAA
- a CDS encoding ABC transporter permease subunit gives MKKNQKLFLQFGISIIFFGLFGILINNLTINLIRTGLGFNFSWLFKPASFALAEHPLPYTSSDSYAWALFIGWLNSLKVIVSSLILATFLGTLIGFARTGTNSLLGLISAGYITIIRQTPLLLQLMFWYFVGFLGLKDNMFIQIKNIFNISNKGIEFSGLTFSSEFLALLFGLSIFTSAYIAEVIRGGILSVSRGQWEAFRSLGISERKGLIRIILPQALPAIIPGLTSQYLNLAKNSTLAIAVGYSDIYAINDTIINQTGRAIECFIILLFSFLLLNLLITNAMEIINRLILKSQRYS, from the coding sequence ATGAAAAAAAATCAAAAATTATTTTTGCAATTTGGAATATCTATTATCTTTTTTGGTTTATTTGGGATACTGATTAATAATTTAACAATAAATCTAATAAGAACAGGTCTTGGTTTTAATTTTAGCTGGCTTTTTAAACCAGCAAGTTTTGCTTTAGCGGAACACCCCTTACCTTATACCTCTTCAGATAGCTATGCTTGGGCTTTATTTATAGGTTGGCTTAACAGTCTTAAAGTTATTGTCTCATCATTAATATTGGCTACTTTCTTGGGGACACTGATAGGCTTTGCAAGGACAGGTACGAATTCATTACTAGGTCTCATTTCGGCTGGTTACATCACAATAATTAGACAAACCCCTCTTTTACTTCAACTTATGTTTTGGTATTTTGTTGGGTTCTTAGGTTTAAAAGACAATATGTTTATCCAAATAAAAAATATATTTAATATTTCAAATAAAGGAATAGAGTTTTCAGGATTAACTTTTTCTTCGGAGTTTCTAGCATTATTATTTGGTCTAAGTATCTTTACAAGTGCTTACATAGCAGAGGTGATCCGCGGAGGTATTCTTTCTGTTTCGAGAGGGCAATGGGAAGCGTTTAGGAGCTTAGGAATTTCAGAAAGAAAAGGACTTATCCGCATAATACTTCCACAGGCATTACCAGCGATCATTCCTGGACTAACAAGTCAATACCTTAACCTTGCTAAAAATAGTACCTTAGCTATAGCCGTTGGATATTCAGATATTTACGCAATTAATGATACTATCATTAATCAAACAGGTAGAGCTATCGAGTGTTTTATTATATTACTTTTTAGCTTCTTGCTATTAAATTTATTGATAACTAATGCCATGGAAATCATAAATAGATTAATTTTAAAATCACAAAGATACAGTTGA
- a CDS encoding chlorophyll a/b-binding protein, giving the protein MNKETNYWKTAEQMNGRLAMMGFFAAVINYGLTGWIIPGIV; this is encoded by the coding sequence ATGAATAAAGAAACTAACTACTGGAAAACAGCCGAGCAAATGAATGGCCGCCTTGCGATGATGGGCTTCTTTGCGGCTGTGATTAACTACGGATTAACAGGCTGGATCATCCCAGGAATTGTTTAA
- a CDS encoding high light inducible protein, which yields MTTQNNNNRRNIDPEKVTAERLNGYAALFGCIALVGAYATTGQIIPGFV from the coding sequence ATGACTACTCAAAACAACAACAACAGAAGAAACATTGATCCTGAAAAGGTAACTGCAGAAAGACTTAACGGCTATGCAGCATTGTTTGGATGCATTGCTCTAGTTGGTGCTTATGCAACAACAGGTCAAATCATTCCAGGTTTCGTGTGA
- a CDS encoding chlorophyll a/b-binding protein: protein MNKETNYWKTAEQMNGRLAMMGFFAAVINYGITGWIIPGIV, encoded by the coding sequence ATGAACAAAGAAACTAACTACTGGAAAACAGCAGAGCAAATGAACGGTCGTCTAGCGATGATGGGCTTCTTTGCAGCAGTCATTAATTACGGAATTACAGGCTGGATCATCCCAGGAATTGTATAG
- a CDS encoding DUF3104 domain-containing protein: MSAPLFSSVRSGDTILVGENEICKVLSFTGGSRDPDAPSLFQVANVDTGEIKHVHAAEVKEIVCRWEKERLNLPAELPLSNFLPTVENYEKEVSKKKLRGNEESKDWKDLHHITEPEVHPKKYFDQIEVFGSIEKRSWIHGPKSPKSFFINESKCPVRNPFDRINGLVREEGVKMFDGLV, from the coding sequence TTGAGTGCACCTTTATTTTCAAGTGTTAGGTCTGGAGATACCATTCTGGTTGGCGAGAATGAAATCTGCAAAGTTCTTTCATTTACTGGAGGTTCTAGAGATCCAGACGCTCCCTCACTATTCCAAGTGGCGAATGTTGATACAGGTGAAATTAAGCACGTTCATGCTGCTGAAGTGAAAGAGATAGTTTGCAGATGGGAGAAGGAAAGACTGAATCTTCCTGCTGAATTGCCACTAAGTAACTTCCTTCCAACGGTTGAAAACTATGAGAAAGAAGTAAGTAAAAAGAAATTGAGAGGCAATGAGGAAAGCAAAGATTGGAAAGACCTACATCATATAACTGAACCTGAAGTCCATCCAAAGAAATATTTTGACCAGATAGAGGTGTTTGGATCCATAGAGAAGCGTTCATGGATCCATGGTCCAAAGTCACCAAAAAGTTTCTTTATAAATGAATCAAAATGTCCTGTAAGAAACCCCTTCGACAGAATCAATGGCTTAGTAAGGGAAGAGGGAGTAAAAATGTTTGATGGTTTGGTTTGA
- a CDS encoding Nif11-like leader peptide family natural product precursor: MAKTFKSGFLRGKRFSHNESMALDQLKAFLTELQKNKELLNAIRVAATANEIAEIASGFGYQFSGNELKAASKENIPGVKIKKQDTSPSYSFGESGIDPNEKNYKSGN, translated from the coding sequence TTGGCTAAAACATTCAAGTCTGGTTTCCTAAGGGGCAAAAGGTTTAGTCATAATGAGAGCATGGCACTAGATCAACTCAAGGCTTTTCTTACAGAGCTTCAAAAAAATAAAGAATTACTCAATGCCATAAGAGTTGCTGCTACCGCGAATGAAATTGCAGAAATAGCATCGGGATTTGGTTATCAATTTTCTGGTAATGAATTAAAAGCAGCCTCAAAAGAGAATATTCCTGGTGTAAAAATCAAAAAACAAGACACATCTCCCTCTTATAGCTTTGGTGAGAGTGGAATAGATCCAAATGAAAAAAATTATAAAAGTGGTAACTAA
- a CDS encoding DUF2839 domain-containing protein has product MGEAKRRKELGLPPREKPVELKLPVLDKENIQKKVRSFLYKNPIVPFVFYGLVLGGFGWGLYNLVKGYQLIKS; this is encoded by the coding sequence ATGGGAGAAGCTAAAAGAAGAAAAGAATTGGGACTCCCTCCAAGAGAAAAACCAGTTGAGTTAAAGTTGCCGGTACTTGATAAAGAAAATATTCAAAAAAAAGTTAGGTCTTTTTTGTATAAAAATCCAATAGTTCCATTTGTTTTTTATGGCCTTGTACTTGGAGGTTTTGGATGGGGGCTATATAACCTCGTGAAAGGCTATCAATTAATTAAGTCTTAG
- a CDS encoding DUF3104 domain-containing protein, whose protein sequence is MDQKKIDTCEEPLFLKVRSRDTVLVGESEICKVLSFTGGSRDPDAPSLFQVANVDTGEIKHVHAAEVKEIVSTYEEEIHKRQQQQ, encoded by the coding sequence ATGGATCAAAAAAAAATTGATACATGCGAAGAGCCACTATTTTTAAAGGTCAGATCCAGAGATACCGTTCTGGTTGGCGAGAGTGAAATATGCAAAGTTCTTTCATTTACTGGAGGTTCTAGAGATCCAGACGCTCCCTCACTATTCCAAGTGGCGAATGTTGATACAGGTGAAATTAAGCACGTTCATGCTGCTGAAGTGAAAGAGATAGTTTCCACTTATGAGGAAGAAATTCATAAGCGACAGCAGCAGCAATGA
- a CDS encoding high light inducible protein yields MTPEAEKFNGWAAMLGFVAAFGAYATTGQIIPGIF; encoded by the coding sequence ATGACTCCAGAAGCAGAAAAGTTTAATGGTTGGGCAGCAATGCTGGGCTTCGTTGCAGCCTTCGGTGCATACGCAACAACAGGTCAAATCATTCCTGGAATTTTCTAA
- a CDS encoding high light inducible protein: MKNQTTETPRVEEGKVIAERLNGYAAFVGCWALIGAYLTTGQIIPGVV; this comes from the coding sequence ATGAAAAACCAAACGACTGAAACTCCAAGAGTAGAAGAAGGCAAAGTCATTGCAGAAAGACTCAATGGCTACGCAGCTTTTGTTGGATGCTGGGCACTCATCGGTGCATATCTAACAACAGGTCAAATTATCCCAGGTGTTGTGTAA
- a CDS encoding DUF2997 domain-containing protein, whose product MSLTTIKYIIKPDGNVEEEVQGVFGHDCQRITKSIGNEVGELVSRDYLASFFITDSNPTEAKIQNLEDEDWRECCTSWKCAV is encoded by the coding sequence ATGTCCCTAACAACAATTAAATACATAATCAAACCTGATGGGAATGTAGAGGAAGAAGTTCAAGGAGTATTCGGCCATGACTGCCAACGTATTACTAAGTCAATTGGAAATGAAGTAGGAGAGCTTGTTAGCCGTGATTATCTGGCATCATTCTTTATTACCGATTCCAATCCAACCGAAGCTAAGATTCAAAACCTTGAAGATGAAGACTGGCGTGAATGCTGTACTTCTTGGAAGTGTGCTGTGTAA
- a CDS encoding DUF3764 family protein, with product MSLETTIFTFKISVPFEEWAKGFDSPDIDALHKANAVTPLYRGVSKDDPQSVVVVHQAEEGVAKAMFEGAREPIEAGGHIWDSTVITSYLSE from the coding sequence ATGTCTCTAGAAACAACAATATTCACTTTTAAGATTTCAGTTCCCTTTGAAGAATGGGCAAAAGGATTTGATAGTCCAGACATTGACGCATTACACAAGGCGAATGCAGTTACACCTTTATATCGTGGAGTTAGTAAAGATGATCCTCAATCTGTGGTAGTAGTCCATCAAGCAGAAGAGGGAGTTGCGAAAGCAATGTTTGAAGGAGCAAGAGAACCAATAGAAGCTGGCGGTCACATTTGGGATTCAACCGTTATTACCAGTTACTTGTCAGAATAA
- a CDS encoding 2Fe-2S iron-sulfur cluster-binding protein encodes MSDLLFKVNIEIDQVQKSFDCKSDQTVLEAAANANIELPSSCLVGMCCTCAAFLKEGLVDMEAMGLKSELQEQGYVLLCQAYPKSDLKIVANQFDAVWDQR; translated from the coding sequence GTGTCTGATCTTTTATTCAAGGTAAATATCGAAATTGATCAAGTTCAGAAAAGTTTTGATTGCAAATCAGACCAAACTGTATTAGAGGCTGCTGCAAATGCAAATATTGAGCTACCGAGTTCTTGCCTTGTTGGGATGTGTTGTACATGTGCAGCCTTTCTCAAAGAAGGTTTAGTCGATATGGAAGCAATGGGGTTGAAGAGTGAATTACAAGAGCAAGGTTATGTCCTTTTATGTCAGGCCTATCCCAAATCAGATTTAAAAATAGTTGCGAATCAATTTGATGCTGTTTGGGATCAACGATAA